The Brassica rapa cultivar Chiifu-401-42 unplaced genomic scaffold, CAAS_Brap_v3.01 Scaffold0765, whole genome shotgun sequence nucleotide sequence ATCACTTGCCCTAGTctagacaaacacacacacaaacactacTTAGCATGAGGGAGCTTAACCTCAAACCTCGATGCACCTAAGTCTAGACTAAAACTAAATAACTAAGCGAGTGACAACTAAACAAACAACCAATCAATCACACAACATGTATGCATGCAGCACAAACTTTCCCCGGGGCCCTGCAGAAAATCGATTAACTATGCCCGAGTCTCCGTTTAAGACCCGTTGGTCAAGCTCGAACCTGCATACAAAACACAACACAAGAAACACACAGGAAACCCACCTTGACAATGCTTCTCCAATCGGTGGTCGCCATGTCATCGCGTCTTCACTTTCTTCGCCATGTCAACAACTTCTAAACCTCTTCTTCAAATGAGAAAACTCATTCCTTGATTACTTAGACAATGGTTCTCCTTCTTCGGTTTCAAAACGTTGTTCTCCTCTTGCTCggtttttattgattttctCGTACCGGCAGAAAACTGTCTTTCGACCATGACCGTTCCTCGTTTCGACCACGACTAAGGTCAAGGTCTTTGACTTTTCTACTTATGAGCAGGGTCATTACATTCTCCCCCACTCattagaattcgtccccgaattctaagGTGCTGATGACGTCGCTGCTTCATCTTCGAAGAACTCTGGATAGTTCTGACGAAATCTGTCTTCATCTTCCCATGTTATCACCAAGCGGTTTTGTCTTCCCCAAAAGACTTGGATTTTAGGAATCTCCCTATTCTTCAGCATCTTCAAACGTCGTTCCCCGATGCGTATCTGCCCTTCTGGATATGTGAGATTTGTCCTCAGCTCTGGGATTCTCTCAGGCTCGATAGAATCAGGATCTCGAATGTGCCTTCTCAGCATAGATGCATGAAATACAGGGTGTAAATTCATGTCTTCTGGCAGCTCTAGCCTGTAAGCTACTTCTCCTACTCTTCCAATGATCCAGTATGGACCAATGAAACGAACTGCTAACTTCCAAACTTTGCCAAAATGATCCTTTCCTTTCTGAGCTGATAccttgagatagaccatatctcCAACTTCAAATACTACTTCTCGCCTTCTTTGATCCGCGTTCTTCTTCTGTCAATCATGTGCCTTCTTCATGTTTGCTCGGATGACTTGCAGCTTCTCCAATGTTTCTTCAATGAATCCTGGTCTGATTAATCTTCGTTCTCCAACTTCCGTCCAACATAGAGGTGTTCGACAGGGTCTTCCGTACAATGCCTCGTATGGTGACATTGCAATGCTGGcgtggaaactattgttgtaggaAAATTCTATCAAAGGTAGATAGTTCTCCCACGTACCTGACCAATCGAGAATACACAAACGTAGCATATCCTCTATTGTCTGGATGGTCCTCTCCGTCTGCCCATCCGTTTCTGGGTGAAATGCAGTACTGATGTGCAACTCCGTACCCAACGCTCCTTGCAATGCTCTCCAGAATGCTGCtgtaaatcttggatctcgATCTGAGACAATGTTTGCTGGTACTCCGTGTAGCTTCACCATCTGATTGATGTAAAGTTCCGCCAATGTCTCCGTCTTGTCTGTGTCTGATTGCTAACAAATGTGCTACCTTTGTCAGCCGATCCATGATAACCCAAATTGCATTATTTGATCTTCCTCTGGCCACTGGTAATCCTGTGATTAGATCCA carries:
- the LOC117130989 gene encoding uncharacterized protein LOC117130989, translating into MVYLKVSAQKGKDHFGKVWKLAVRFIGPYWIIGRVGEVAYRLELPEDMNLHPVFHASMLRRHIRDPDSIEPERIPELRTNLTYPEGQIRIGERRLKMLKNREIPKIQVFWGRQNRLVITWEDEDRFRQNYPEFFEDEAATSSAP